AGCCCCCCATCGCCTCCACCCGCTTCTCCTGGCTGCCGATCGATTCGATCCGCAGGCCGAAGTTTTCGCCCACCTTCACAGCCACGCCCGAGCCCACCTCGCGGTTGTTGACACGCAGCGAAAGGTCGTCCTCGGCGGTCTTGTCCACCTCCAGGATCGTGCCCGGCCGCAGGCCCAGCACCTCTCCCACGGACATCGTCCGCTCGGCCAGCACGACCACCACGGGCACCTCGAGGCTCAGGATGGTCTTCACGTCACGCGCCATGCACAGGCCATCGGCCCGCCGGCAATGCGGACTTGAGCGTGGAAACCCGGCGGAGGGGTCAACCGTCGTAGCGGCCGACGATCAGGCTCACGTTGTGCCCGCCGAAGCCGAAGGTGTTGTTCATCGCGTAGCGAACGGGCGACTTGCGGGC
This portion of the Phycisphaerales bacterium genome encodes:
- a CDS encoding FliM/FliN family flagellar motor C-terminal domain-containing protein, translating into MARDVKTILSLEVPVVVVLAERTMSVGEVLGLRPGTILEVDKTAEDDLSLRVNNREVGSGVAVKVGENFGLRIESIGSQEKRVEAMGG